The window aatagtaaaacaagaaaattcatccaatttttaaattttcgtatttttctcaatatcgacccatctgagagcaaaaatacaagagagcaacattgttaataacaaaatttgctacttttgttctaaaagttttttgataacattctccgattcccaaatgttaccattagctaatagtaaaacaagaaaattcatcaaattttcaacttttcgtatttttctcaatatcgacgcatctgagagcaaaaatataagagagcaatattgtttataacaatatttgcaacatcttttgttctaaaaatttttttatagcatgctTCAATTCCCGATTGTTACATCCTCTTAAaacagcaacaaattcatcaaattttagcatttttctcgatattgacgcatctgagagcaaaaatacaagagagcaatgttgttaagaataaaatttgctacaacttttgttctaaaagttttttgataacattctccgattcccaaatgttaccattagctaatagtaaaacaagaatattcattcaatttttaaattttcgtatttttctcaatattgacgtatctgagagcaaaaatacaagagagcaatattgtttataacaaaatttgaaacaactgttgtaataaaattttttttataccatGCTTCAATTCCCGATTGTTACATCCTCTTAAAAAAGctacaaattcataaaattttcgcatttttctcgatattgacgcatctgagagcaaaaatgcaagagagcaatgttgttaagaataaaatttgctacaccttttgttctaaaagttttttgataacattctccgattcccaaatgttaccattagctaatagtagaacaagaaaattcatccaattttcaaattttcgtatttttcttagtattgacgcatctgagagcaaaaatacaagagagcaatattgttaagaataaaatttgctacaacttttgttctaaaagttttttgataacattctccgattcccaaatgttaccattagctaatagtaaagcAAGAaaatttatccaatttttaaattttcgtatttttctcaatattgacgcatctgagagcaaaaatacaagagagcaatattgtttataacaaaatttgcaacatcttttgttctaaaaaattttgtataccATGCTTCAATTCCCGATTGTTACATCCtcttaaaaaagcaacaaatccatcaaattttcgcatttttatcgatattgacgcatctgagagcaaaaatacaagagagcaatattgttaataacaaagtttgctacaatttttgttctaaaagttttttgataacattctccgattcccaaattttaccattagctaatagtagaacaaggaaattcatccaattttcaaattttcgtatttttctcaatattgacgcatctgagagcaaaaatacaagagagcaatattgttaagaacaaaatttgctacaacttttgttctaaaagttttttgataacactctccgattcccaaatgttaccattagctaatagtaagtGTAAGTGTAAAGTTTCCTTTATGGGTTTAATGCTTGGAATTTAATGCTTTTGTTTACTCCGTTCTCCACGTTCGTGTTTTATTACCTCGCTGCGAAACCCACGTATTAATTCTTTGTTATTAACTTCCAGGTTCGGACTCTTTTCGTAAGTGGCTTACCAATGGATGCGAAACCAAGGGAGTTATATCTTTTATTCAGAGCATATGAGGtaagtttttctttgtaatttgAGGGggtttattgatttaattttttttttatcgaattaAAGGGATATGAAGGATCTTTGTTAAAAGTGACGagtaaaaatggaaaaactGCTTCTGTgagtatcaaaaaattttgggaTTAATTAATCTGACGGATTTTTTCGCAGCCTGTTGGTTTCGTTACTTTTAATACAAGGGCTGGTGCAGAAGCAGCTAAGCAAGATCTCCAGGTGGGTttaaaatttgtctaaatcatttttatctcaaccCAAAAACTTTGAATCAAAATcaacaactttattttgtaaatttaacccCTTGTAACATAGTCCTACCCTTAAATCATCTATTTGAGTATAAATCCACGTGCACAAAGCACCCCAAAGTGTGTCACTTTGCTGTTGACTCAATTTGATCCAATTTTTAACTGCcaaaagacaaaaaagttattaataaacaaaaaaataacccAACCCGTCTATAATACACGATCACTCtggttttttttcttgtttttgtgGCCAACTTTTGCAGCAGGGCGTAAGGTTTGACCCCGACATGCCTCAGACGATCCGGCTGGAGTTTGCTAAAAGTAACACGAAGGTTAGCAAGCCCAAACAGCAAGCCGCTAACGCAGCCAACACGCACCCAACTCTGATGCACCCCCTCACAGGACGTAAGTACACACACGTCCCAAAGAATCTCACACCAACAACAAAATGCTTTCATCccaatcaaaaaagaaattaattaacccCTCCTTTTAAGTAGATTATAACTAGTTAGATGATTTTGCTGGTTGTTTTAACCCCGGGAGACgataacaacaaattttgcCTGTTATTAAACACGCCAtaagatcatttcttcatatttttaGCCGTTTATGCAACATTTATGCAACCAACACCACAGTACTGGTATAGCAACACGCAAAGTGCTACATTGGTTGCATACCGgcaatgatgacgtcataTCTGATTAGCCCATCAaatagagaatttaattctctacaaatcttCTCTAAACGTCCCTACATCTATCAGTTGTGGTTTCTTAGATAATTAGATtagattgaaaaaaaacggtaaattttgaaaaaatcataacttttttatttatgataacgAAGAAGCGActtatggctcaaattgaagctgaagatgtcttctttcgaagtccgaatgttgtttaaaaattttatataaaaaatttttgagaaaatagcTTTCTTAGATGATTATATtaggttgaaaaaaaaatttttcaaaaaatcataacttttttatttatgataatgaagaaataatttatgtctcaaattaaagctgaagatatcttctttcgaaatctgtgcgttgcttaaaaattttatataaaaaaattttgagaaaaatgctttcttagataattttattaaaatagttaattttaaaaaaatcataacttttttatttatgatgataaagaagcgatttatggctcaaattgaagctgaagatgttacatttcgaaatttgtatgttgtttaaaaattttatataaaaaaatttttagaaaaaagcttttttagataattttattaaaatagttaattttaaaaaaatcataactttcttatttatgataatgaagaagcgatttatggctcaaattgaagctgaagatatcttctttcgaaatccgtatgttgtttcaaaattttatataaaaaaatttttagaaaaaagcttttttagataattttattaaaatagttaattttcaaaaaatcataacttttttatttatgataatgaagaagcgatttatggctcaaattgaagctgaagatgtcttttttcgaaatctgtacgttgtttaaaaattttatataaaaaaattttcagacAAAAccttttttagataattttattaaaatagttaattttgaacaaatcataacttttttatttatgataatgaagaagcgatttatggctcaaattgaagctgaagatgtcttctttcgaaatccgtatgttgtttcaaaattttatataaaaaaatttttagaaaaagcttttttagataattttattaaaatagttaattttcaaaaaatcatgacttttttatttatgataatgaagaagcgatttatggctcaaattgaagctgaagatgtcttctttcgaaatctgtatgttgtttaaaaattttatataaaaaaattttgagaaaaaagcttttttagataattttattaaaatagttaattttcaaaaaatcatgacttttttatttataataatgaagaagcactttatggctcaaattgaagctgaagatgtcttctttcgaaatctgtatgttgtttaaaaattttatataaaaaaattttgagaaaaaagctttcttagataattttattaaaatagttaatttaaaaaaaaatcataacttttttatttatgataatgaagaaacaatttatgtctcaaattgaagatgaagatgtcttctttcgaaatctgtgcgttgtttaaaaattttatataaaaaaattttgagaaaaaagcttttttagataattttattaaaatagttaattttaaaaaaatcataacttttttatttatggtaatgaagaaacgatttatggctcaaattgaagctgaagatgtcttctttcgaagtCCGTAtgtagtataaaaattttatataaaaaaattttgagaaaaaagctttcttagataattttattaaaacagtaaattttcaaaaaatcatcacttctttatttatgataatgagGAAGCGgtttatggctcaaattgaagctgaagatgtcttctgtCGAAGTCcgtatgttgtttaaaaattttatataacaaagttttgagaaaaaaccttttttagataattttattaaaatagttaattttgaaaaaatcttaacttttttatttatgatgataaagaagcgatttatgactcaaattaaagctgaagatgtcttttatcgaaatctgtatgttgtttaaaaattttatataaaaaaattttgagaaaaaagcttttttaaataattttattaaaatagtaaattttcaaaaaatcataacttttttatttatgataacgaagaagcgatttatgtctcaaattgaagctgaagatgtcttctttcgaaatctgtatgttgtttaaaaattttatataaaaaaatttttgatttgatcaattatttcaaaaaaaattttttatatatattttttttattgtgagAATCGGTttagtggaggggggaaatcgttttgttacaaaagttccgtgccttAGTGATCATATTGGTATATATGGTAAtaatttggtaaaaatttgTTGGTGTCTCTGCTGGGGGAttaatttggttatttttttgtggtgCAAAGGTAATGAGTTACTGTTCGATGTAGATTTGGGAGCACCATTCTTCCCAGGAGGACCGGAAATATGGCACCATCCATTGGCTTATTCCGCAGCGGCTGCAGAACTCCCTGGGGCAGCCCTTCAACATGCAACCCTCGTCCATCCGGCACTACACCCTCAAGTGCCCGTACGTTCCTATCTTTGACTATCTACAGACAAAACTTTGGACCCACAGCTGCAACAAGCAGGCGCTCCGGTCCATCACCACGTTAGTCTTTcaatccttttttcttttagttctttttcCCCATCGTTATTTAACTTCGCTTAACCATCGTTGATTTTAACTTCTTCTTGTTGTGTTTTATAGCCACCAATGTCGTTACCACACCCAACGGCTTTAACATCGGTCCATGCGGCTTCTTTGCCGCATTTCCTGCCGAGTCCTGCTTTAGCATCGCCTGTGGGTTCGAGTTCATCCCAGCCAGGTTTGGGGATGAGTAATCCGCCCTGCTCGACGCTTTTCGTCGCCAATTTGGGCCAATTCGTGTCTGAACACGAACTGAAGGAGATCTTCGGCAGGTAAGTCATTGTTTTATTGATCCGAGTTCGatacatcgaaaattttgatttaattttgtttcgtCTGGCTTTTATGTTGATGAGAAAGATAAAGAGGGATTCAAttttgatgtaatttttttctaaaaaaaaaagggtTAGATTTGATTCAAATAACGTGGTTAGTTAATGATTGATCCTCATTTTTGAGAAAGAGTGCAAGATATAGTGATGATGCCAAGATTGTTGAGTGCAAAATTAAACACCAAGtaggtttttttattgtttatttgaataattttttggcAAAAAGTGTTGGTTATCTACCTCAAATCATATCAtccgtatttttaagaattatgatatgatatatatgttaaattgtagcttaaagattctagtttatgatatgatgtaaaaattgtgatatgatattattaaaaatttgaggaaaaaattattgaagaagaaattgtcaaatttataaataaaagaaattttcaaaaaatcatattttctatatttttgtgtataatGATGTGAAATATATgctaaattgaagcttaaagattgcagtttatgatatgatataaaagttataagatgatattattaaaattttgaaaaaaaaattattaaagaggtaactgtcaaatttatgaatcaaaaattatacgaaattatcaaaaaatcatatcatctgcattttttagaattatgatatgatttgtatgttaaattaaagcttaaagattgtagtttatgatgtgatataaaaattataagatgatattattaaaattttgaaaaaaaaattattaaaaaggaaactgtcaaatttatgaatcaaaaattatataaaattttcaaagaatcatatcatctgtatttctaagaatcatgatataatagatatgttaaattgtagcttaaacattctagtatatgatatgatataaaagttataagataatattattaaaattttgaaaaaaaaaatattaaagaggaaactgtcaaatttatgaatcaaaaattatatgaaattttcaaaaaatcttatcatctgcatttttaagaattatgatatgatttgtatcttaaattgaagcttaaagattgtagtttatgatatgatatgaaaattgtaatataatattattgaaattttcaggaaaaatttgttgaagaagaaattgtcaaatttataaataaaagagaaattttcaaaaaatcatattttctatatttttatgtataatgatatgaaatatatgttGAATTAAAGCTtcaagattctagtttatgatatgatatgaaaattgtaatatgatatatatgaaatttttagaaaaaaattatttatgtaaaatttataaattaattttcaataaattatattttctatatttttatatgtaatgatatgaaatatatgttaaactaaaacttgaagattctagtttatgatgtgatataaaaattataagataatattattgaaatttcctggaaaaatttattaaagatgaaACTGTCACATTTATGAATCAaatatacgaaattttcaaaacatcatatcatctgtatttttaagaattatgatatgatatatatgttaaattgtagcttaaagattctagtttatgatatgatataaaaattatgaactaatattattaaaatttcctggAAAAGCTTATTAAAGatgaaactgtcaaatttatgaatcaaatataagcaattttcaaaaaatcatatcatctgtatttttaagaattatgatatgatatatatgttaaattgtagcttaaagattctaatttatgatatgatataaaaattaataataataataattaataaattaataaaaatttctcttttatttataaatttgacaatttcttcttcaataattttttcctcaaatttttaataatatcatattacaattttcatatcatatcataaactagaatcttcaagctttaatttaacatatatttcatatcattatgtataaaaatatagaaaatatgattttttgaaaatttctcttttatttataaatttaacaatttcttcttcaataattttttccacaaatttttaataatatcatattacaattttcatatcatatcataaactagaatcttcaagctttaatttaacatatatttcatatcattagacataaaaatatagaaaatgtcatttttttaaatttctcttttatttataaatttgacaatttcttcttcaataattttttcctcaaatttttaataatattatattacaattttcatatcatatcataaactagaatcttcaagcttcaatttagcatatatttcatatcattatacataaaaatatagaaaatatgattttttttaaatttctctttttataaatttgacaatttcttttcataatttttttttttaaattttaattatatcattttacaattttcatatcatatcataaactagaatcttcaagctttaattcaacatatatttcatatcattagacataaaaatagagaaaatataattttttgaaaattaatttgtaaattttacaatttcttctttcataatttttttttaaaaactttaattatatcattttacaattttcatatcatatcataaactagaatcttcaagctttaatttaacatatatttcatatcattacacataaaaatatagaaaatataattttttttatattaatttataaattttacaatttcttctttaataattttttcctcaaattttttataatatcatattacaattttcatatcatatcataaactagaatcttcaagctttaatttaacatatatttcatatcattatacataaaaacataggaaatataattttttgaaaattaatttataaattttgcaatttcttcttaaataattttttcctaaaaatttcaattatatcatattacaatttttacatcatatcataaactagaatcttcaagctttaatttaacatatatttcatatcattatacataaaaatatagaaaatatgattttttgaaaatttctcttttatttataaattcaacaatttcttcttcaataattttttcctcaaatttttaataattttgtattacaattttcatatcatatcataaactggaatcttcaagctttaatttaacatacatttcatatcattaaacataaaaatcatttaataataatctaattaaaatatcattttttaaaatttctcttttatttgtaaatttgacaatttcttcttcaataattttttcctcaaatttttaataatattatattacaattttcatatcatatcataaattagaatcttcaagctttaatttaacatatatttcatatcattagacataaaaatatagaaaatatcattttttaaaatttctcttttatttataaatttgacaatttcttcttcaataattttttcctcaaatttttaataatattatattacaattttcatatcatatcataaattagaatcttcaagctttgatttaacatatatttcatatcattagacataaaaatatagaaaatatcattttttaaaatttctcttttatttataaatttgacaatttcttcttcaataattttttcctcaaatttttaataatattatattacaattttcatatcatatcataaattagaatcttcaagctttaatttaacatatattatCATTagacataaaaatatagaaaatatcattttttaaaatttctcttttatttataaatttgacaatttcttcttcaataattttttcctcaaatttttaataatattatattacaatttttatatcatatcataaagtagaatcttcaagctttaatttaacatatatttcacatcattatacataaaaatatagaaaatatgattttttgaaaatttctcttttatttataaattttacaatttcttcttaaataatttttttttaaaaattttaattatatcatattacaatttttatatcatatcataaactagaatcttcaagctttaatttaacatatatttcatattattatacataaaaacatagaaaatataattttttttaaatttctcttttatatataaatttaacaatttcttcttcaataattttttcgtcaaatttttaataatattatattacaattttcatatcatatcataaattagaatcttcaagctttaatttaacatatatttcatatcattagacataaaaatatagaaaatatcattttttaaaatttctcttttatttataaatttgacaatttcttcttcaataattttttcctcaaatttttaataatattatattacaatttttatatcatatcataaactataatcttcaagctttaatttaagatatatttcatatcattatgtataaaaatatagaaaatatgattttttgaaaatttctcttttatttataaatttgacaatttcttcttcaataattttttcctcaaatttttaataatattatattacaattttcatatcatatcataaactaaaatcttcAAGCTtgaatttaacatatatttcatattattatacataaaaacatagaaaatataattttttttaaatttctcttttatatataaatttaacaatttcttcttcaataattttttcctcaaatttttaataatattatattacaattttcatatcatatcataaactagaatcttcaagctttaatttaacatatatttcatatcattatacataaaaatatagaaaatatgattttttgaaaattataataagaTAACCAACATTTTGCCataaaaaaaccgttttagagatatcaaaaaaaaaattaagtattcTCAATATCAAAGGAAGCTACGACtttatttagttaatttttgtttctaaggggtgaatcaaaaaaaaaatttttttaattttacaaatttttttttatattattaattttttaaaaatttaaaaaataaataatttgtattaaaataaaattaaatatattaaaattgttgttactTTGAACGGGTGCAAGTTATAGTGAttcgtttataatttataataaaaaaaattttaaaaattaaaaaaaaaaaaattaaaattaaattaatttaaaattcttttttctttctttttctgttCTCGTTGTGTGTTAAAACGAAAAGTGGCCTACAACGCCGACCTTTGTGACCTTTCAACAATCTCTGACGAGGACACCGATCgctttaattcaatttttagtaagtattttttttttgccaaaaaatttaaaaaaaaaaattcctcatatcaaaaaaaaaaggtgtttatttacttttttaagtCACTATACCTTGCACTTACtcgtgttttatttatttattcatttattaatttatttatatttattttcgtgttaatttatcaattagattaaaaaaaaaatccaccgccaaaaactaatttaatttgttgagatgttttttttttgatgaagcatgttatatattaattatttttaaatattccttcctttttggttcattttttttgttatttgtgGTATTAACAATACTAACAcggttaatttttgtttaattctcTTTGTGTTGGGTTCAAAATTGGTATTTCTCACCCCGAATGTGGAGCACTTTGTATTTGTCCTCCCGTAGTTAGATTTTAATCCGTAGTTGATCAAAAAAGTTGCCAGAAAAGTCATCTTgaccaaaaaattaattaaaaatctttttgacatttctggCAATCGAAAAAAAGTATCTCCACACACTCACACACTACTTTAAGCGCAACGCAAAATAAGTATTAATCGCACTTTTGTATCTGTAGCCCTATACaaggaaaaaaatgaaaggacTTAGATAGTTAGACACACAGACTTGGTTGAGTTCTTGTTTGGCATCAAAGCAAAACTTGTGGTGTTGTTTCTTGTTGCACACAGCTTCCCCGGCTTCTGTCGCCTGCGCATGCACGCCAAAGGTGGATTTCCGGTGGCCTTCGTGGAGTACCAGGACGTGCGTTTTGCGTCACACTCGATGGCAGCACTGCAAGGTTCCTTCCTACTCTCCTCCGACCGCGGTCCCATACGAATCGAGTACGCCAAAAGCAAAATGGCATCAGAGGTTAGGTTTTCGCTAAAATCTATGATTAAACGCGGATTATTTTCGTACGAAcgggtttttcttgaaaaattatttggcTAAATTGGTTACATTTACGAGTCCTTtgaaatgagcccaaacacgatcGGATTAAGTGCATTCCAGCACTTTTTGACGCAATGAGGTGATCAAATAAGTTTGGCATCAAGCACCAGGTGAGTGCAGAAAAGCTCCAAATGCGACGACTTCAATTTTGGCAGTAATAATCGCTCTGGAACGCATTAATTAAGTCCCTCGTCTGCGCCAAATACTTCTTCCATCATTTCTTCTTATTCCGAAAAAGATGAGAAATTGCCTTCTGTAAAAAggtaatatctcaaaaactaaaaggtattttaaaaatccgaAACGGTCATTCGAAAGGTTATATTTTGTACTATAATTGGTAGTAATTTCGTAATGTTTTGTTGAAACCCctatttgttatgattttttgaaaattatttattccgaaaaaaaatgagaaaatgccTTCTGTTAAAAAGGtaatatcacaaaaactaaaaggtattttaaaaatctgaaACGGTCATTCGAAAGGTTATAATTTGTActataattggtgataatgtcgtaatgttttattgaaattcctatttgttatgattttttgaaaatgaatgaaaataattgtttataaaaatttgctgCTAATGGGAAGAAAATGGTAATCCAagcatgatataaaaaaacttttggaataaaagttgtagctaattttaccctttacacattactatacaacatttttgctctcagatgcatcaatgtagaaaaatattcgaaaatttgaaaattggaaaaattcgTAGTTacacaagttgctaatggaaaaaaaaattttatccgagcatcatataaaaaaacttttagaataaaagttgtagcaaattttatcctcTACACATTActatctaacatttttgctctcagatgcatcaatgtggagaaatactcaaaaatatgaaaattggtaaAATTCGTAGTTACACAAattgctaatggaaaaaaaaatttaatccgAGCAtcatataaataaacttttggaataaaagttgtagcaaattttatcctttacacatcactttctaacatttttgctttcagatgcatcaatgtagagaaatatgcgaaaatttgaaaattggaaaaattcgTAGTTACTCAAACagctaatggaaaaaaaatagtaatcaGAGCAtgacacagaaaaactttttgaataaaagttgtagcaaattttatcctttacACATTACTTTCTAATACTTTTACtgtcagatgcatcaatgtagagaaatattcaaaattatgaGAATTGGAAAAATTCGTAGTTACACAAGTTGctaatcgaaaaaaaaattttatccgagcatgatacagaaaaacttttggaataaaagttgtagcaaatcttatcctttacacattactatctaacatttttgctctcagatgtatcaatgtagagaaatatgcgaaaatttgaaaattggtAAAATTCGTAGTTaaacaagttgctaatggaaaGAAAATAG of the Onthophagus taurus isolate NC chromosome 10, IU_Otau_3.0, whole genome shotgun sequence genome contains:
- the LOC111421602 gene encoding protein couch potato isoform X2, with the translated sequence MEAPLAVALSQSMDSVNTSTGEEEVRTLFVSGLPMDAKPRELYLLFRAYEGYEGSLLKVTSKNGKTASPVGFVTFNTRAGAEAAKQDLQQGVRFDPDMPQTIRLEFAKSNTKVSKPKQQAANAANTHPTLMHPLTGHLGAPFFPGGPEIWHHPLAYSAAAAELPGAALQHATLVHPALHPQVPPPMSLPHPTALTSVHAASLPHFLPSPALASPVGSSSSQPGLGMSNPPCSTLFVANLGQFVSEHELKEIFGREQKEKKMDNPNSYVSLST
- the LOC111421602 gene encoding protein couch potato isoform X1, with the translated sequence MEAPLAVALSQSMDSVNTSTGEEEVRTLFVSGLPMDAKPRELYLLFRAYEGYEGSLLKVTSKNGKTASPVGFVTFNTRAGAEAAKQDLQQGVRFDPDMPQTIRLEFAKSNTKVSKPKQQAANAANTHPTLMHPLTGHLGAPFFPGGPEIWHHPLAYSAAAAELPGAALQHATLVHPALHPQVPPPMSLPHPTALTSVHAASLPHFLPSPALASPVGSSSSQPGLGMSNPPCSTLFVANLGQFVSEHELKEIFGSFPGFCRLRMHAKGGFPVAFVEYQDVRFASHSMAALQGSFLLSSDRGPIRIEYAKSKMASEVRFSLKSMIKRGLFSYERVFLEKLFG